One segment of Rosa chinensis cultivar Old Blush chromosome 6, RchiOBHm-V2, whole genome shotgun sequence DNA contains the following:
- the LOC121050147 gene encoding uncharacterized protein LOC121050147 isoform X2, translated as MCCNSSGQTSKKCGSTLGYTRNAKKTKKSSDVVENSVTNPTDTMVSEDIFFEANMDDGHDALAENQNTSEIEDMAETGDASIHSADSADSEGYSEEAQSESGDQERDGRIDHSLPPLENSMIEIDMDDLGESQLHNTSSIGQQLAISNNFSKDVENTDARGRETLLIHQTLVQDHTVGDLGLDLLQFLNTLDNTTSPEEEKLETAETKKALETVRQFLGCDVRTVTEASFLSFKEAVEVLISAKHFSQVEAYEVHARLAVVNFSLSPCLEA; from the exons ATGTGTTGCAACTCTTCAGGACAAACATCGAAGAAATGTGGCTCAACATTGGGGTATACTCGGAACgccaagaaaacaaagaaatcatCAGATGTGGTGGAGAATTCGGTCACAAACCCGACGGACACTATGGTTAGTGAGGACATATTTTTTGAGGCTAATATGGATGATGGCCACGATGCTTTGGCTGAAAACCAAAATACGTCTGAAATTGAGGATATGGCCGAAACTGGTGACGCCTCGATCCATAGCGCGGACTCGGCTGATAGCGAAGGTTATTCGGAAGAAGCTCAATCAGAAAGCGGTGACCAAGAG AGAGATGGCCGCATTGATCATTCTTTGCCCCCACTTGAAAACTCCATGATTGAGATTGACATGGAC GACTTGGGTGAGAGCCAACTTCACAACACATCGAGCATCGGCCAACAGCTTGCCATATCAAACAACTTTTCCAAGGATGTTGAAAACACAGATGCACGTGGCCGAGAAACACTACTTATCCATCAGACATTGGTTCAG gatcatACAGTGGGTGATCTTGGTTTGGACCTACTTCAATTCCTAAATACTCTAGACAACACCACGAGTCCTGAAGAGGAAAAACTTGAAACAGCCGAAACCAAAAAGGCACTTGAGACGGTCAGACAGTTTTTGGGTTGTGATGTGAGAACAGTGACCGAGGCTAGTTTTCTCTCTTTCAAGGAGGCGGTTGAAGTACTTATTTCAGCCAAACATTTCTCTCAGGTAGAGGCTTATGAAGTTCATGCTCGTTTGGCTGTTGTAAATTTTAGTCTCTCTCCTTGTCTAGAAGCCTAA
- the LOC121050111 gene encoding uncharacterized protein LOC121050111, which yields MADDASELEAGSEGSDILTKNSAEFATKFKKAFDASKDTLQNSVVCQLAKNKEPLGMCTLGPHYYAGVPLVMKEVLEGSLVDTSCLAYGASWSTWSSEFKLPRVWPKLTPEWSKWVPRMEHFFAQKWKDYGIYDSIKMTEQEIHMDRPLLAASLCFWSSATNTIKLPLGPMTPTLLDMAAIFGFRPNGEAVCATTKFPSSFHASLKPKAIKNDKKAKDDAEAKAKKLLNYSTFYATHAVDAAVSETRRQPPKQHEHAAFLLYWLCKFVFCSKSNKCTFEFAGIAEAFSMGRPLALGPFVLARLYRALRNAVIDNMNLDIGGPLWMFQVWIQTYFHELRSTCPPFVPTMTLGRQIIALGTHTHSAAQCFAFFYSKKTMSKDEFSICYSRDHPSCLEINISKPWDKKFELDVILTWGSFLISRDLNYGLKGTVGRYGVEVYLPNFVARQLGFIQSCPALFLMSRNYFSSWRDGFTRTSQCSAVGNYYEEQFGKFERSGLKPRCPDHRATPHFQAWWSTFIMKNLGKDLAGTQRGALQGLSNLLGPKEGKLFWLIVPTFPYIDLLPL from the coding sequence ATGGCCGACGATGCTTCGGAACTCGAGGCCGGGTCGGAAGGCAGCGACATACTAACCAAAAATTCGGCCGAGTTTGCCACAAAGTTTAAGAAGGCTTTTGATGCTTCCAAAGACACACTTCAAAATTCCGTGGTTTGTCAGCTGGCGAAAAACAAAGAACCGCTGGGAATGTGCACACTGGGGCCGCATTACTACGCGGGCGTGCCGCTGGTCATGAAGGAGGTACTAGAGGGTTCGTTAGTTGACACGTCATGTCTTGCTTATGGGGCTAGTTGGTCCACCTGGAGTTCTGAGTTCAAACTTCCGCGGGTTTGGCCGAAACTGACCCCTGAGTGGAGCAAATGGGTGCCAAGGATGGAGCATTTCTTTGCTCAAAAATGGAAGGACTATGGAATATATGATAGTATTAAGATGACGGAGCAAGAGATTCATATGGATCGGCCCCTTCTTGCGGCGAGCTTATGCTTCTGGTCGTCTGCCACCAACACTATCAAGTTGCCTCTTGGTCCCATGACCCCTACTTTGTTAGACATGGCCGCAATATTTGGGTTTCGGCCGAATGGCGAGGCGGTTTGTGCTACAACCAAATTCCCTAGTTCCTTCCATGCTAGTCTGAAACCTAAAGCGATAAAGAATGACAAGAAGGCTAAAGATGACGCAGAAGCTAAGGCAAAGAAATTACTCAACTATAGCACCTTTTATGCCACACATGCAGTTGATGCAGCAGTTTCGGAAACTAGGAGGCAACCTCCAAAACAGCACGAGCACGCCGCCTTCCTTCTCTATTGGCTTTGTAAGTTTGTATTTTGCTCCAAGTCAAATAAGTGCACTTTTGAATTTGCTGGTATTGCAGAAGCTTTTAGCATGGGTAGGCCTCTAGCCCTTGGGCCATTTGTTCTTGCTCGCCTCTACCGTGCTTTACGCAATGCAGTGATCGATAATATGAATTTGGATATTGGAGGGCCATTATGGATGTTTCAAGTGTGGATACAGACCTATTTTCATGAGCTCCGGTCGACATGTCCTCCATTTGTCCCCACAATGACACTTGGCCGTCAGATTATTGCCCTTGGCACTCATACACATTCAGCCGCGCAGtgttttgctttcttttattcaaaaaagacTATGTCCAAAGACGAGTTTTCCATATGTTACAGCCGAGATCACCCTTCTTGCCTTgagatcaacatatcaaaaccatGGGATAAAAAATTTGAGTTGGATGTGATTCTGACTTGGGGGAGTTTTCTGATCTCTCGAGACCTGAACTATGGCCTCAAAGGCACCGTGGGTCGGTATGGTGTGGAGGTCTATCTTCCCAATTTTGTTGCACGTCAGCTTGGCTTCATACAAAGTTGTCCGGCCTTATTCTTGATGTCAAGAAACTACTTCTCGTCATGGAGAGATGGGTTCACACGAACTTCTCAGTGTTCGGCCGTTGGTAACTACTATGAAGAGCAATTTGGCAAGTTTGAGAGGTCCGGCCTAAAGCCTCGTTGTCCTGATCATAGAGCCACCCCACACTTCCAAGCTTGGTGGTCGACTTTTATCATGAAAAATCTTGGAAAGGACTTGGCTGGGACCCAACGTGGTGCTTTACAAGGACTTTCGAACTTGCTAGGCCCCAAGGAAGGTAAGTTATTTTGGCTTATTGTTCCAACTTTTCCTTATATTGATCTCTTACCTCTTTGA
- the LOC121050147 gene encoding uncharacterized protein LOC121050147 isoform X1, translated as MCCNSSGQTSKKCGSTLGYTRNAKKTKKSSDVVENSVTNPTDTMVSEDIFFEANMDDGHDALAENQNTSEIEDMAETGDASIHSADSADSEGYSEEAQSESGDQERDGRIDHSLPPLENSMIEIDMDDLGESQLHNTSSIGQQLAISNNFSKDVENTDARGRETLLIHQTLVQVGESRSSTTLELALLNQTESHPPMFGTLTSPPNDGMCQSEQAIVCAPSSAELVDHTVGDLGLDLLQFLNTLDNTTSPEEEKLETAETKKALETVRQFLGCDVRTVTEASFLSFKEAVEVLISAKHFSQVEAYEVHARLAVVNFSLSPCLEA; from the exons ATGTGTTGCAACTCTTCAGGACAAACATCGAAGAAATGTGGCTCAACATTGGGGTATACTCGGAACgccaagaaaacaaagaaatcatCAGATGTGGTGGAGAATTCGGTCACAAACCCGACGGACACTATGGTTAGTGAGGACATATTTTTTGAGGCTAATATGGATGATGGCCACGATGCTTTGGCTGAAAACCAAAATACGTCTGAAATTGAGGATATGGCCGAAACTGGTGACGCCTCGATCCATAGCGCGGACTCGGCTGATAGCGAAGGTTATTCGGAAGAAGCTCAATCAGAAAGCGGTGACCAAGAG AGAGATGGCCGCATTGATCATTCTTTGCCCCCACTTGAAAACTCCATGATTGAGATTGACATGGAC GACTTGGGTGAGAGCCAACTTCACAACACATCGAGCATCGGCCAACAGCTTGCCATATCAAACAACTTTTCCAAGGATGTTGAAAACACAGATGCACGTGGCCGAGAAACACTACTTATCCATCAGACATTGGTTCAG GTAGGAGAATCTCGAAGCAGTACAACCCTAGAATTGGCTCTTCTCAACCAAACTGAATCACATCCCCCTATGTTCGGAACACTTACCTCTCCTCCTAATGACGGGATGTGTCAAAGTGAGCAAGCTATCGTTTGTGCTCCATCTTCGGCCGAGCTTGTG gatcatACAGTGGGTGATCTTGGTTTGGACCTACTTCAATTCCTAAATACTCTAGACAACACCACGAGTCCTGAAGAGGAAAAACTTGAAACAGCCGAAACCAAAAAGGCACTTGAGACGGTCAGACAGTTTTTGGGTTGTGATGTGAGAACAGTGACCGAGGCTAGTTTTCTCTCTTTCAAGGAGGCGGTTGAAGTACTTATTTCAGCCAAACATTTCTCTCAGGTAGAGGCTTATGAAGTTCATGCTCGTTTGGCTGTTGTAAATTTTAGTCTCTCTCCTTGTCTAGAAGCCTAA